A single genomic interval of Rubripirellula reticaptiva harbors:
- a CDS encoding nucleoside hydrolase-like domain-containing protein, translated as MHSIVNACGEVQQNVLLHEPDYPTTGSVLAVVRQGKPKCGVNAVGDGQDSP; from the coding sequence ATCCACTCGATTGTTAACGCGTGCGGCGAAGTTCAGCAGAACGTCTTGTTGCACGAGCCCGACTATCCGACCACAGGGTCGGTACTTGCAGTCGTACGTCAAGGCAAGCCCAAGTGCGGTGTAAATGCGGTGGGCGACGGACAGGATTCGCCGTGA
- a CDS encoding DUF6807 domain-containing protein: MTARIFVVLMSFAILIGMNRSAFADGFSISCEESQVAIKYDGKLVTKYHYRDAEARKPYFWPVIGPTGKSMTRAFPMENVEGEQHDHPHHRGVWFGHQGVGGTDVWLEAASKNLKGEKQQEFLASLGTITHTAFTEISANQDHAVIRSTNDYLDSAGKQLLGDERAMVFQMINGQLVLDFDIALIGEYGDIELQDMKDAGLNVRVPTSMSLTDGKGHILNSAGDRDGDTWSKAADWVDYHGPVDGEHLGVAFLNHPSSFRHPTRWHVRDYGLFTANAFGPKSLHESAESGTFTMKTGDSVFLRHRIIFHEGDSEAAGIANAYKTYAASKR; the protein is encoded by the coding sequence ATGACTGCTCGAATTTTCGTTGTACTGATGTCCTTCGCCATATTAATTGGCATGAATCGCTCGGCGTTTGCGGATGGGTTTTCAATTTCGTGTGAGGAGTCGCAGGTTGCGATTAAATACGACGGCAAGCTTGTCACTAAGTATCACTACCGAGACGCTGAGGCGAGGAAGCCTTACTTTTGGCCAGTGATCGGACCAACCGGCAAGTCGATGACGCGGGCGTTTCCGATGGAGAATGTCGAGGGTGAGCAGCATGACCATCCTCACCATCGAGGCGTTTGGTTCGGTCACCAAGGTGTCGGAGGAACAGATGTTTGGTTAGAGGCCGCATCAAAGAATCTCAAAGGCGAAAAGCAACAAGAGTTCTTGGCGAGCTTGGGCACCATCACTCACACCGCGTTCACGGAAATCTCGGCCAACCAAGATCACGCCGTGATTCGCTCAACAAACGACTACTTGGATTCGGCTGGCAAGCAACTCTTGGGTGATGAGCGAGCGATGGTCTTTCAAATGATCAACGGTCAACTCGTACTCGATTTTGACATTGCGCTGATTGGCGAGTACGGCGACATCGAACTGCAAGACATGAAAGACGCTGGGTTGAATGTTCGTGTTCCGACATCGATGTCGCTCACCGACGGCAAAGGCCACATACTCAATAGTGCTGGAGATCGCGATGGTGATACGTGGTCAAAAGCGGCTGATTGGGTCGATTACCACGGCCCCGTCGACGGCGAACATCTTGGAGTCGCGTTTTTGAACCATCCGTCGAGCTTCCGTCATCCGACCCGCTGGCATGTGCGCGACTACGGGTTATTCACGGCGAATGCATTTGGGCCGAAAAGCTTACACGAAAGTGCTGAATCTGGCACATTCACGATGAAAACTGGCGATAGTGTCTTCCTGCGCCATCGCATTATCTTCCACGAAGGTGATTCCGAGGCAGCCGGAATCGCAAACGCCTACAAGACATATGCGGCCTCGAAACGTTAA